A genomic window from Lotus japonicus ecotype B-129 chromosome 1, LjGifu_v1.2 includes:
- the LOC130711663 gene encoding probable ethanolamine kinase, translating to MGKEVKIWNPVEVAEQARNDYASQIYPSHLTIDPSLSLPQMKPLILKLCKDMFKTWSNLDDSCFDIDKISGGITNLLLKVSVKQGNGVDETITVRLYGPNTEYIIDRLRELQATKYITAAGFGAKWLGIFGNGMVQSFISAHTLTPSDMREPKLVAKIAKQLQRFHHVEIPGSKEPQLWNDIWKFFEKASVLGFDDSKEQKTYETISFREVHDEIVELKGLCDRLKSPVIFAHNDLLSGNIMINYEEDKLYFIDYEYASYNYRGYDIGNHFAEYAGFECDYDLYPNMNEQYHFFRHYIQPDRPHEVSEKVLETLYVEANTYALASHLFWALWGIIQAKMSPIEFDYLGYFFLRYNEYKRKKDKCLLLARSYLSECKNE from the exons ATGGGCAAAGAGGTTAAGATCTGGAATCCCGTCGAAGTCGCAGAGCAAGCTCGCAACGACTATGCCTCGCAGATTTATCCTTCACATCTCACCATTGATCCCTCCCTCTCCCTTCCTCAAATGAAACCTCTCATCCT TAAGTTGTGCAAGGACATGTTCAAGACCTGGTCAAATTTGGACGATTCTTGCTTTGATATTGACAAAATCTCTGGAGGCATAACAAATTTAT TACTAAAGGTTTCAGTTAAACAAGGAAATGGTGTTGATGAAACTATAACTGTCAGATTGTATGGACCGAACACTGAGTACATTATTGATCGGCTTCGGGAATTGCAG GCCACCAAATACATAACAGCTGCAGGATTTGGTGCTAAGTGGCTCGGAATATTTGGAAATGGCATGGTGCAATCTTTTATTAGTGCACATACTTTAACTCCATCAG ACATGCGGGAGCCAAAGCTGGTTGCAAAAATAGCCAAGCAACTTCAACGATTTCATCATGTGGAAATTCCAGGTTCTAAGGAACCTCAATTATGGAACGATATCTGGAAGTTCTTTGAGAAAG CATCTGTTTTAGGATTTGATGATAGTAAAGAGCAGAAGACTTATGAAACGATTTCCTTCAGGGAAGTTCATGATGAAATTGTTGAGCTGAAG GGTTTGTGTGATCGTCTCAAATCTCCTGTAATATTTGCTCACAATGACTTGCTTTCTGGAAATATAATGATCAATTATGAAGAAG ATAAACTTTACTTCATTGATTATGAATATGCATCATACAACTACAGAGGCTATGATATAGGGAACCACTTTGCAGAATATGCTGGCTTTGAATGTGATTATGACTT GTACCCAAATATGAATGAACAATATCATTTCTTCAGGCATTACATACAACCTGATCGACCACATGAG GTGTCTGAGAAAGTCCTAGAAACTTTGTATGTTGAAGCTAACACTTATGCACTGGCGTCACACCTTTTCTGGGCTTTGTGGGGGATAATTCAG GCAAAGATGTCCCCAATCGAGTTCGATTACCTTGGTTATTTTTTCCTTCGATACAACGAGtacaaaaggaaaaaagataAGTGCTTACTGCTGGCGCGATCCTACCTTTCAGAATGCAAGAATGAGTAG
- the LOC130712421 gene encoding nudix hydrolase 19, chloroplastic-like produces the protein MVKLIHHLLPVSKLFFKSSYKLPPLTRARTFSQFYTTTMSVNLQTHAFAGNPLRSKAGDPKAALESLKTRISDSGAALSPNLKVLPFRNGKPLASSTGKLGWIGLEDLKGMLVGADLSGDSFVYLGSRADRDDDDDDAYWAVDVSGWERASVLVPERLCFVELRTLMVATDWVDSAAMGNLAIAGHARALLEWHNLSRFCGHCGEKTVPMEAGRRKECSNESCKKRIYPRIDPVVIMLVIDRENDRALLSKQSRFVPRMWSCLAGFIEPGESLEEAVRRETWEETGIEVGEVVYHSSQPWPVGPNSMPCQLMVGFFAYAKSLEINVDKEELEDARWHSREDVRKALTFAEYKKAQKTAAAKVEQMCKGVEKTHSLTTDFNVESGELAPMFVPGPFAIAHHLISSWAFPDQNVNGVECHSKHPSGSVSNL, from the exons atgGTGAAGCTCatccaccatctccttccagTTTCAAAACTCTTCTTCAAATCCTCTTATAAACTCCCACCTCTCACAAGGGCAAGGACTTTCTCTCAGTTTTACACCACCACTATGTCCGTTAACCTCCAGACACACGCCTTCGCCGGCAACCCTCTGAGATCCAAAGCCGGCGACCCGAAAGCGGCGCTCGAATCCCTAAAAACCCGAATCTCGGATTCCGGCGCCGCCCTTTCGCCGAATTTGAAGGTGCTGCCGTTCAGAAACGGGAAGCCGCTGGCGTCTTCGACGGGGAAGCTGGGTTGGATCGGTTTGGAGGATCTCAAGGGGATGTTGGTGGGTGCGGACCTGAGCGGTGACTCGTTCGTGTATCTGGGTTCCCGCGCCGAccgagatgatgatgatgatgatgcttaCTGGGCGGTTGACGTCTCTGGATGGGAGCGTGCCTCCGTGTTGGTCCCTGAACGGTTGTGTTTTGTTGAGCTCAGAACGCTCATGGTCGCCACTGATTGGGTTGACTCTGCCGCCATGGGGAACTTGGCTATTGCTGGTCAT GCGAGGGCACTGTTAGAATGGCATAATTTATCACGATTTTGTGGACATTGTGGAGAGAAAACAGTCCCGATGGAAGCTGGGAGGCGGAAAGAATGTTCAAATGAATCATGCAAAAAGAGGATATATCCACGAATTGACCCG GTTGTCATTATGCTAGTAATTGATCGAGAAAATGACCGTGCCCTTTTGAGCAAACAATCCAGATTTGTTCCTAGAATGTGGAGCTGCTTGGCAGGTTTTATAGAG CCAGGAGAAAGCTTGGAGGAGGCAGTGAGAAGAGAAACATGGGAGGAAACTGGTATTGAAGTGGGAGAAGTTGTGTATCACAGTTCTCAGCCCTGGCCTG TGGGACCAAATAGCATGCCATGTCAGCTGATGGTTGGGTTCTTTGCATATGCGAAATCCCTTGAAATTAATGTGGACAAGGAAGAGCTAGAAG ATGCTAGATGGCATAGTAGAGAAGATGTTAGAAAAGCTCTGACATTTGCTGAGTACAAGAAAGCCCAAAAAACTGCAGCAGCTAAGGTAGAACAAATGTGTAAGGGAGTAGAAAAAACTCACAGCTTGACTACAGATTTCAACGTTGAAAGTGGCGAACTTGCTCCCATGTTTGTTCCTGGACCCTTTGCCATAGCCCATCACCTTATTTCGTCTTGGGCCTTCCCTGATCAAAATGTAAATGGCGTTGAATGTCATTCAAAACATCCTAGTGGTTCTGTGTCAAATTTGTAG
- the LOC130736071 gene encoding uncharacterized protein LOC130736071, with the protein MNLDIPAAQDLKRRYLMKNPNENSTSIPAASMYSLSNDVLNESVYKTIAELKNNSKDGYFVTYGIVKDVDLKTNWSYRACPMRNCLAGVKDQDGRYFWRKCNKGYHNDTFRYNIQLVVADGTDSTTFTVFYREATNFLKKCAPELHNSYAERVILFKLLLLLMQLHKFTNFFAHHANIDEMYPLELDLFKEKDFVFKFQVKIQFFNYMENTNIQVNRLVTDDALIKSFLDKYKIEECPFQSGSYEILDDDHETNDTTKLRHH; encoded by the exons ATGAATTTAGATATTCCTGCAGCTCAAGACCTTAAGAGAAg GTATCTGATGAAAAATCCTAATGAAAATTCTACCTCAATACCCGCAGCGTCAATGTACTCATTGAGCAATGATGTGTTGAATGAATCAGTTTACAAGACAATTGCAGAGTTAAAAAACAACAGTAAG GATGGTTATTTTGTGACCTACGGAATTGTGAAGGACGTTGATTTAAAAACAAATTGGTCATATCGTGCGTGCCCAATGAGGAATTGCTTAGCTGGAGTGAAGGATCAAGATGGGAGATATTTTTGGAGAAAATGCAATAAAGGTTACCACAATGATACATTTAG GTACAACATTCAATTAGTGGTAGCTGATGGAACTGATTCTACAACATTCACAGTTTTTTACCGTGAGGCtacaaattttttgaaaaaatgtgCGCCTGAACTTCACAATTCATATGCCGAAAGGGTAATCTTATTCAAATTACTTCTTTTACTTATGCAATTACATAAATTTACCAACTTCTTTGCTCATCATGCTAACATTGACGAGATGTATCCTCTAGAACTTGATTTGTTCAAAGAAAAGGATTTTGTATTCAAGTTCCAAGTCAAGATACAATTCTTCAATTACATGGAGAACACAAACATACAAGTAAATCGGCTGGTTACAGATGATGCTCTCATAAAGTCCTTTTTGGATAAATACAAGATAGAAGAG tGCCCTTTCCAAAGTGGTTCTTATGAAATATTAGATGATGATCATGAAACAAATGACACAACCAAGTTAAGACACCACTAA